A genomic region of Leptotrichia hofstadii contains the following coding sequences:
- the cysD gene encoding sulfate adenylyltransferase subunit CysD: protein MNELSHLDELEAEAIYIIREVAAECENPVMLYSIGKDSSVMLHLAMKAFYPEKPPFPFLHVNTGWKFKEMINFRDRRAKELGIEMIEYINPEGVEKNINPFDHGASFTDIMKTQALKQALNKYGFTAAFGGGRRDEEKSRAKERIFSFRNAAQAWDPKNQRPEMWKLYNTEISKGESIRVFPISNWTEKDIWEYIQRENIPIVSLYSAAERPVVERDGNLIMVDDERMRLEEGEEPEIRMVRFRTLGDYPLSGAVESNAVTLEEIIDETLSSVESERTSRVIDKDSGAASMEKRKREGYF from the coding sequence ATGAATGAATTATCTCATTTAGATGAACTGGAAGCGGAAGCGATATATATTATTCGGGAAGTTGCGGCTGAATGTGAGAATCCTGTCATGCTGTATTCGATTGGGAAGGACAGTTCGGTTATGCTGCATTTGGCAATGAAGGCATTTTATCCTGAAAAGCCGCCTTTTCCGTTTCTTCATGTGAATACTGGATGGAAATTTAAGGAAATGATAAATTTTCGTGACAGAAGAGCAAAGGAGCTTGGGATTGAAATGATTGAGTATATTAACCCTGAAGGAGTTGAGAAAAATATTAATCCGTTTGATCATGGAGCTTCATTTACAGATATTATGAAAACGCAGGCATTGAAGCAGGCACTTAATAAATATGGATTTACTGCGGCATTTGGTGGCGGCAGAAGAGATGAAGAAAAAAGCCGTGCAAAAGAAAGAATTTTTTCATTCAGAAATGCAGCTCAAGCATGGGATCCTAAGAACCAGCGGCCAGAAATGTGGAAACTTTACAACACAGAAATTAGTAAAGGTGAAAGTATCAGGGTTTTCCCAATTTCCAACTGGACTGAAAAGGATATTTGGGAGTATATTCAAAGGGAGAATATACCAATTGTTTCACTTTATTCGGCGGCAGAACGTCCTGTTGTGGAAAGGGATGGAAATTTGATAATGGTTGATGATGAGAGAATGAGACTGGAAGAAGGCGAAGAGCCTGAAATTAGGATGGTTCGTTTTAGAACTTTAGGAGATTATCCGTTATCAGGAGCTGTGGAGTCAAACGCTGTAACTTTGGAGGAAATAATAGATGAAACGCTAAGTTCGGTGGAATCTGAAAGAACAAGCAGGGTTATTGACAAGGATAGCGGAGCGGCGAGCATGGAAAAAAGAAAAAGAGAGGGGTATTTTTAA
- a CDS encoding sulfate ABC transporter permease, which produces MDKKNNIIKYVLIAVSILFVGIMLVLPLIAIITNSLQKGWTFYIRSLTDKYVLSALKITVIATISALIINTFFGIAAAWLLTKFSFRGKHILATLIDIPFSISPVIAGLAFIMTFGRMGWAAPYIEHLNKFFVLDIKIVFAIPGVILATVFVTFPFISREIIPILNAQGKDEEEAAALMGADGFTIFRKITLPQIKWGLLYGIILCTARALGEFGAVNALSKARGKTFTLPLEIDALYLSGSSESIVSAFAVSSLLVIISIFILIIKNIIEHKSTKKEFKNDFLK; this is translated from the coding sequence ATGGATAAAAAAAATAACATTATAAAGTATGTATTAATAGCAGTAAGTATCCTGTTTGTCGGCATTATGTTAGTATTGCCGCTAATTGCGATTATTACAAATTCGCTTCAAAAAGGCTGGACATTTTACATAAGAAGCTTAACAGATAAATACGTCCTTTCAGCTTTGAAAATTACAGTGATTGCAACAATCTCAGCATTAATTATAAATACTTTTTTTGGAATAGCGGCGGCATGGCTTCTCACAAAGTTTTCATTTCGTGGAAAACATATTTTGGCAACGCTAATAGACATCCCTTTCTCGATTTCTCCAGTAATAGCAGGTCTTGCCTTCATTATGACCTTTGGGAGAATGGGCTGGGCAGCACCTTATATTGAGCATCTAAATAAATTTTTTGTACTTGACATAAAAATAGTGTTTGCAATTCCAGGAGTAATTTTAGCTACTGTATTTGTAACTTTTCCTTTTATTTCAAGGGAAATCATTCCAATTCTGAATGCACAGGGAAAAGATGAGGAAGAAGCGGCCGCATTAATGGGAGCAGACGGATTCACGATTTTCAGAAAAATAACATTACCACAAATAAAATGGGGACTTCTTTACGGAATTATCCTTTGTACAGCAAGAGCGTTAGGAGAATTTGGAGCAGTAAACGCATTATCAAAAGCAAGAGGAAAAACATTTACTTTGCCACTAGAAATAGATGCTTTATATCTGTCAGGCTCATCAGAGTCAATAGTATCAGCATTTGCAGTATCTTCACTTTTGGTAATAATTTCAATATTTATTCTGATTATAAAAAATATTATTGAACATAAATCTACAAAAAAGGAATTTAAAAATGATTTTCTTAAATAA
- a CDS encoding adenylyl-sulfate reductase subunit alpha has product MAENKADKNKNNKGRKKLEIKELETDVLIIGGGTAGCYAAITLGKNSDLSVIVAEKANIKRSGCLAAGINAINAYNVKGRVPQDYVDYAAKDANGIVRHDLLITAANRFNEITAEVEKLGLVILKDENGEYVARGNRNIKINGENFKPILADAVKKVKNVRVLNTLNITDLLVKDGKVYGAAGFSIKKEEAIVIRAKKVIISTGGAAGLYKPNNPGFSRHKMWYPPFNTGAGYAMGILAGAEMTTFEMRFIALRCKDTIAPVGTIAQGVGAKQVNSRGVVYEDKYGLTTSERVYGTVRENQLGNGPCYLKTSGISEEESESLLKAYLNMAPSQTLKWIESGKNPNEQDVEIEGTEPYIVGGHTASGFWVNTNRETTINGLYAAGDVAGGCPQKYVTGALAEGEIAALDIISKLADEKNINCGKIDENVENFLDEQKNQIINQYEKIRNTEAKRFSTEDMEEGMQKIMDEYAGGISTNYQFNEKQLNLAKEKIDQLIELSDELSADNMHDLMFAYELKERLIVCKSLIGHLFFRKETRWHSFNENLDYPETDENYFKYVNSRLVDGELEVFMREIVKEEKYEHSN; this is encoded by the coding sequence ATGGCAGAGAATAAGGCTGACAAAAATAAAAATAATAAGGGAAGAAAAAAACTTGAAATAAAGGAATTGGAAACGGATGTATTGATTATTGGTGGGGGGACTGCTGGATGTTATGCAGCGATTACGCTTGGAAAAAATTCCGATTTATCAGTAATTGTAGCAGAGAAGGCGAATATTAAGAGGAGCGGGTGTCTTGCGGCTGGGATTAATGCAATAAATGCGTATAATGTGAAAGGACGTGTGCCACAGGATTATGTGGATTATGCGGCAAAAGATGCCAATGGAATTGTACGGCACGATTTGTTAATTACTGCCGCGAATAGATTTAATGAGATTACCGCTGAAGTGGAAAAGCTGGGGCTTGTGATTTTGAAGGATGAGAATGGAGAGTATGTTGCACGTGGAAATAGAAATATAAAAATAAATGGAGAAAATTTTAAGCCGATACTTGCTGATGCTGTGAAAAAGGTAAAAAATGTGAGAGTTCTGAATACACTTAATATTACGGATTTGCTTGTGAAGGACGGGAAAGTTTATGGAGCGGCTGGATTTTCTATAAAAAAAGAAGAAGCTATTGTGATTAGGGCGAAAAAAGTGATAATTTCGACTGGAGGAGCGGCTGGACTTTATAAGCCTAATAATCCTGGATTTTCAAGGCATAAGATGTGGTATCCACCATTTAATACTGGAGCGGGATATGCGATGGGAATTTTGGCTGGAGCAGAAATGACAACATTTGAAATGAGATTTATTGCTTTGAGATGTAAGGACACAATTGCGCCAGTTGGAACGATTGCTCAGGGAGTTGGAGCAAAGCAGGTAAATTCAAGAGGGGTTGTTTATGAGGATAAATACGGGCTTACGACTAGTGAGCGTGTTTATGGAACTGTGAGAGAAAATCAACTTGGAAATGGACCTTGTTACTTGAAGACAAGTGGAATTAGTGAAGAAGAAAGTGAAAGTTTGCTAAAGGCATACTTGAATATGGCGCCAAGTCAGACATTGAAATGGATTGAAAGTGGAAAGAATCCGAATGAGCAGGATGTTGAAATTGAAGGAACAGAGCCGTATATTGTCGGAGGGCATACTGCAAGCGGCTTTTGGGTGAATACGAACAGAGAAACTACAATTAATGGGCTTTATGCGGCAGGAGATGTAGCTGGAGGCTGTCCGCAGAAATATGTTACAGGTGCATTGGCTGAAGGTGAAATTGCAGCGCTTGATATAATTTCAAAGTTAGCTGATGAAAAAAATATTAATTGTGGAAAAATTGATGAAAATGTGGAAAACTTCTTGGATGAACAAAAAAACCAAATTATTAATCAGTATGAAAAAATAAGAAATACAGAAGCCAAAAGATTTTCAACGGAAGATATGGAGGAAGGAATGCAAAAAATTATGGATGAATATGCAGGTGGAATCTCTACAAACTATCAATTTAATGAAAAGCAGCTAAATTTGGCAAAAGAGAAAATTGATCAGCTTATAGAGCTTTCTGATGAGCTTTCGGCAGATAATATGCATGATTTAATGTTTGCTTATGAGCTAAAAGAGAGACTGATAGTGTGTAAATCACTAATTGGGCATCTTTTTTTCAGGAAGGAAACGAGATGGCATTCGTTTAATGAAAATCTGGATTATCCTGAAACTGATGAAAATTACTTTAAATATGTGAATTCGAGGTTAGTTGACGGAGAACTGGAAGTATTTATGAGAGAAATTGTTAAGGAGGAGAAATATGAGCATAGTAATTGA
- a CDS encoding nitrite/sulfite reductase, producing the protein MKLNNYERIKDYEAEREKKELEFIINLTREALTDPEKEKEWNAVRTSFALYTEGRKKGTYMIRPRFFESKIDIEDFEYLLDVVQKYCDKRLHLTTRQDFQLHGIEKENLPDLLEAISKRGFFTKATCGDSTRAVITPETTGFEEEVFDVSPHAKIVTDYILNGREFMHLPRKYKVAFSNKEENSLYAKINDIGFQAVIQDGKKGFRVYVGGGIGPISTNAIILREFIEEDDFLYYIHAIRNVFNDHGNRKIRARARLRYVLLNLGEEKFLELCNEYISNFYAEKGDSLRVYTRKLLDEREILDKEKELEKIEVFSNGENTDESIKDDEFIKSERNIVAGKHKGEYGYYLRPARGNIYKEDGEKLIKFVKSLDYKVELKLTSFQSILVRGLKKEDVLKLREIMEEYYGENEFFNSYSCIGSTTCNVGILDTPPILDYIFKYFENEEKRELTNYLPQIKIAGCPNSCATPQIAKLGFSGRRKKDGEYFAIFARGEFTGKTVKLNEIVGEIKASKIPYFLEDIANIIKEENIEFEEFVHEERFIELIEKYKEFELEVVDFNDFRKADMERAW; encoded by the coding sequence ATGAAATTGAATAATTATGAAAGAATCAAGGATTATGAGGCTGAGAGAGAGAAAAAAGAGCTGGAGTTTATTATAAATTTGACAAGGGAGGCTTTAACTGATCCTGAAAAGGAGAAGGAGTGGAATGCAGTTAGGACTTCATTTGCACTTTATACAGAAGGAAGAAAAAAAGGGACATATATGATAAGACCTCGTTTTTTTGAAAGTAAAATTGACATTGAGGACTTTGAGTATTTGCTGGATGTTGTGCAGAAGTATTGTGATAAAAGGCTTCATCTTACGACAAGGCAAGATTTTCAGCTGCATGGAATAGAAAAGGAAAATTTGCCAGACTTATTAGAGGCTATTTCAAAAAGAGGATTTTTTACGAAAGCAACTTGCGGAGATTCGACAAGAGCGGTAATTACTCCTGAAACAACTGGATTTGAAGAAGAAGTTTTTGACGTTTCGCCTCATGCAAAAATTGTGACAGATTATATTTTAAATGGACGTGAATTTATGCATTTGCCAAGAAAATACAAAGTTGCTTTTTCAAATAAGGAAGAAAATTCGCTTTATGCAAAAATAAATGACATCGGATTTCAAGCAGTAATTCAAGATGGAAAAAAGGGATTTCGAGTGTATGTTGGCGGAGGAATTGGACCAATTTCAACTAATGCCATTATTTTAAGGGAATTTATCGAGGAAGATGATTTTCTGTATTATATTCATGCAATAAGAAATGTATTTAATGATCATGGAAACCGTAAAATTCGTGCAAGAGCAAGGCTTCGTTATGTTTTGCTAAATTTGGGGGAAGAAAAATTTTTAGAACTGTGTAACGAATATATTTCTAATTTTTATGCTGAAAAAGGGGATAGTCTTAGAGTTTATACAAGAAAATTGCTAGATGAGAGAGAAATTTTAGATAAAGAAAAAGAGCTGGAAAAAATAGAAGTATTTTCTAATGGAGAAAATACAGACGAAAGCATTAAAGATGATGAATTTATAAAAAGTGAAAGAAATATCGTGGCAGGAAAGCATAAAGGAGAATATGGGTATTATTTAAGACCTGCCAGAGGAAATATTTACAAGGAAGATGGGGAAAAATTAATTAAGTTTGTAAAAAGCCTTGACTATAAAGTTGAATTGAAACTTACAAGTTTTCAAAGTATTCTGGTTCGAGGATTGAAAAAAGAAGATGTTTTAAAATTAAGAGAAATTATGGAAGAATATTATGGCGAAAACGAATTTTTTAATTCATACTCGTGTATTGGGAGTACAACTTGTAATGTTGGAATTTTAGATACTCCGCCGATACTGGACTATATTTTTAAATATTTTGAAAATGAGGAAAAAAGGGAGCTTACAAATTATTTGCCACAAATAAAGATTGCTGGATGTCCAAATTCCTGTGCGACACCGCAGATAGCGAAACTTGGATTTAGCGGAAGAAGAAAAAAAGACGGAGAATACTTTGCAATTTTTGCAAGAGGAGAATTTACAGGTAAAACTGTTAAGCTGAATGAAATCGTGGGAGAAATAAAGGCAAGTAAAATTCCGTATTTTCTTGAGGACATTGCAAATATCATAAAAGAGGAAAACATTGAATTTGAGGAGTTTGTACATGAGGAAAGGTTTATTGAGCTGATAGAGAAATACAAGGAATTTGAACTTGAAGTGGTTGATTTCAATGATTTCCGTAAAGCTGATATGGAAAGGGCGTGGTAG
- the cysT gene encoding sulfate ABC transporter permease subunit CysT translates to MKILALKRKERPVIPGFGLTFGISLTMLSILILIPLASILVYSFRLSPLEFWKLVTEKPVLNAFFTSIICSFIAAAVNCVFGVILAWVLIRYDFFGKRFLDGMLELPFALPTAVAGITLSKMYSDTGMVGKYFAKIGIKISYTHVGIIIALIFVGIPFVVRAVQPILEKLDNQYEEAAYILGADGKTTFWKVIFLEIRPALLTGFGLAFSRGLGEYGSVIYISGNSLKEHTQVVSYVIMQKLNYVDYPSATVVALVMLIFSFTLLFLINLVQMNQFKRTNNV, encoded by the coding sequence ATGAAAATATTAGCATTAAAAAGAAAAGAGCGGCCTGTAATTCCAGGATTTGGACTTACATTTGGAATATCATTGACAATGCTGTCAATTCTGATATTAATACCTTTAGCCTCGATATTAGTTTATTCCTTTAGGCTGTCACCTCTTGAATTTTGGAAACTTGTAACAGAAAAGCCAGTTTTGAATGCATTTTTTACAAGCATCATCTGTTCATTTATAGCTGCCGCTGTAAACTGCGTTTTCGGAGTAATTTTGGCGTGGGTGCTTATAAGATACGACTTTTTTGGAAAAAGATTTTTAGACGGAATGCTTGAATTGCCTTTTGCCTTGCCTACTGCAGTTGCAGGAATCACACTTTCAAAAATGTATTCTGATACTGGGATGGTTGGAAAATATTTTGCAAAAATTGGGATAAAAATTTCATATACTCACGTTGGGATAATAATTGCCTTAATTTTTGTAGGAATTCCTTTCGTGGTAAGAGCAGTTCAGCCAATTCTGGAAAAGCTGGACAATCAGTATGAGGAAGCGGCATACATCTTAGGTGCAGACGGAAAAACGACTTTTTGGAAAGTAATTTTCCTTGAAATAAGACCTGCCTTATTAACAGGATTTGGACTTGCCTTTTCAAGAGGGCTTGGAGAATATGGAAGTGTAATTTACATTTCAGGAAACAGCCTAAAAGAGCATACACAGGTTGTTTCCTATGTAATTATGCAAAAATTAAATTATGTCGACTATCCTTCTGCGACTGTAGTTGCTCTGGTTATGCTAATATTTTCATTCACACTTTTATTTTTAATAAATTTAGTTCAAATGAACCAGTTCAAGCGGACAAACAATGTTTAG
- a CDS encoding sulfate adenylyltransferase subunit 1, with product MVRLLKFITCGSVDDGKSTLIGNILYNSKLLYADQEEALILDSKVGSRGGAIDYSLLLDGLMAEREQGITIDVAYRYFTTNKRSFIVADTPGHEEYTRNMAVGASFAEVAILLLDVTKGVLVQTRRHARICSMVGIRHFVFAVNKMDLAKYSEEKFNKIVDEVKELAKELELENIKIIPVSATEGDNVTKKSENMDWYKGGSIIEYLETVDVTENNENSDFYIPIQRVCRPNHEFRGFQGQIESGIIRTGEEITVLPSNETAIVKTILNGDKNVEEAFSGQAVTIQLDKEVDVSRGSVITKNKNLPVAKSVEAVLLWMDDDKLTAGKEYLAKLGTKKLSAILKEIVYKIDVNTGEKIETQSITKNEIAFCKIEFSDKVIVDLFKKNKALGELILIDRLSHQTAAAGVVENIDTIGEKPYFEKDDIKIDGYIFEELYFDFENARMSKEGTKEKTYHVGDEVPQKGDSFEYPQYYDIISLESEAAVLVRDCKIFDIVKLEDYHFTGLPILDTAGFGLQIKTKEDMKNYLLDCNQNVNKVEIHKKWAKFETYRRVVSGDNFYMI from the coding sequence ATGGTAAGATTATTAAAATTTATAACTTGTGGGAGTGTGGATGACGGAAAATCGACGTTAATTGGAAATATCCTTTACAATTCTAAGCTGCTTTATGCGGATCAGGAAGAAGCCTTAATTTTAGACAGTAAAGTCGGTTCACGTGGAGGAGCAATCGATTATTCGCTGCTTTTGGACGGACTGATGGCTGAAAGGGAGCAAGGAATCACAATTGATGTGGCATACCGGTATTTTACGACAAATAAACGGAGCTTTATTGTGGCTGATACGCCAGGGCATGAGGAATATACTCGAAATATGGCGGTTGGAGCTTCATTCGCGGAAGTTGCAATTTTGCTTTTGGATGTTACAAAAGGTGTACTTGTTCAAACTAGAAGACACGCAAGAATTTGTTCAATGGTTGGAATACGCCACTTTGTTTTCGCAGTAAATAAAATGGATTTAGCAAAATACAGCGAAGAAAAATTTAATAAAATTGTCGATGAAGTGAAGGAATTAGCGAAGGAACTGGAATTAGAAAATATAAAAATAATACCTGTGAGTGCCACTGAAGGTGATAATGTTACCAAAAAATCTGAAAATATGGACTGGTATAAGGGCGGGAGCATTATAGAATATCTGGAAACAGTGGATGTGACAGAAAATAACGAAAATTCAGACTTTTATATCCCAATCCAGCGTGTATGCCGTCCAAATCACGAATTTAGAGGATTTCAGGGGCAAATTGAAAGTGGAATTATACGAACTGGAGAAGAAATCACTGTTTTGCCAAGTAATGAAACTGCAATTGTTAAAACGATTTTGAATGGAGATAAAAATGTAGAAGAGGCATTTTCTGGACAGGCTGTTACAATTCAGCTGGACAAGGAAGTGGATGTGAGCCGTGGTTCTGTTATTACAAAAAACAAAAATCTTCCAGTTGCAAAATCGGTTGAAGCCGTATTATTGTGGATGGATGATGACAAATTGACAGCTGGAAAGGAATATTTGGCAAAACTTGGAACAAAGAAACTTTCTGCAATATTAAAGGAAATTGTATATAAAATTGATGTGAATACAGGAGAAAAAATTGAAACACAAAGTATCACAAAAAATGAAATTGCATTTTGCAAAATAGAATTTTCAGATAAAGTTATTGTTGATTTGTTCAAAAAAAATAAGGCTTTGGGAGAATTGATACTGATTGACAGGCTTTCACATCAGACTGCCGCTGCAGGAGTAGTGGAAAATATTGATACAATTGGAGAAAAACCTTATTTTGAAAAGGATGACATAAAAATTGACGGATACATTTTTGAAGAACTGTATTTCGATTTCGAAAATGCGAGAATGTCTAAAGAAGGAACAAAAGAAAAAACATACCATGTAGGCGATGAAGTGCCTCAAAAAGGAGATAGCTTTGAATATCCGCAATATTATGACATTATATCACTTGAAAGTGAGGCGGCAGTTTTAGTGCGAGACTGTAAAATTTTTGATATTGTTAAATTAGAAGATTATCATTTTACAGGACTGCCAATATTAGACACAGCAGGATTCGGATTGCAGATTAAAACTAAAGAAGATATGAAAAATTATCTTTTAGACTGCAATCAAAATGTAAATAAAGTGGAAATTCACAAAAAATGGGCAAAATTTGAAACTTACAGAAGAGTAGTAAGTGGGGATAATTTCTATATGATTTAA
- a CDS encoding 4Fe-4S dicluster domain-containing protein produces MSIVIDPYVCIGCTKCTLVCPGTLIEMQKVDDMKIEKAVMQYPKDCWGCVSCVKECPVQAISFFLGADIGGNGSTMTTKEEGDVLKWIIEKRDGTVEEIDINRKDANKY; encoded by the coding sequence ATGAGCATAGTAATTGATCCGTATGTGTGTATAGGATGTACAAAATGTACGCTGGTATGTCCGGGGACTTTGATTGAAATGCAGAAAGTGGATGACATGAAAATCGAAAAGGCGGTTATGCAGTATCCGAAAGATTGCTGGGGCTGTGTTTCCTGCGTGAAGGAATGCCCGGTTCAGGCAATTTCATTTTTCCTTGGGGCAGATATTGGAGGTAATGGAAGCACAATGACAACTAAGGAAGAAGGAGATGTTCTGAAATGGATTATTGAAAAAAGGGACGGAACTGTGGAGGAAATTGATATAAACAGGAAAGATGCGAATAAATATTGA
- a CDS encoding sulfate/molybdate ABC transporter ATP-binding protein, with protein sequence MYVELKNINKMYNSYKASDNINLGIRKGKLVALLGPSGSGKSTILRMIAGLETPDTGEIIIDGKVVNNISPSKRGIGFVFQNYALFRYMTVFDNIAFGLKIAKVKKSIIKERVEKLMELVNIKGLGKRYPNQLSGGQRQRVAFARALAPNPELLLLDEPFAAIDAKVRQELRNWLRETIDKVGITSIFVTHDQEEAIEVADEIIVTNKGRIEQIGSPKEIYSNPKTAFVAKFMGNPIELENINRFKGFENLKNGQKAIIRPENVSIIKANEKFRYSASTESGIVKYTLFRGKEVEIGVQINGTLIKGNRKIEEDAVSVGEEVNIYIYRSYAFGKNEEVEIVENENTRNQNDVVI encoded by the coding sequence ATGTATGTGGAACTAAAAAATATTAACAAAATGTACAATAGCTACAAAGCGTCAGACAATATAAATTTAGGCATTAGAAAAGGAAAGCTGGTGGCTTTGCTAGGACCAAGCGGAAGTGGAAAATCCACAATTTTACGGATGATTGCGGGACTGGAAACACCTGATACTGGGGAGATTATAATTGACGGAAAAGTTGTAAATAACATTTCTCCAAGCAAAAGGGGAATTGGCTTTGTTTTTCAGAATTATGCGTTATTTCGGTACATGACTGTGTTTGACAATATTGCGTTTGGGTTGAAAATTGCAAAAGTGAAAAAGTCCATTATAAAGGAACGCGTGGAAAAACTGATGGAGCTTGTGAATATAAAAGGGCTTGGGAAACGGTATCCAAACCAGCTCTCAGGAGGACAGCGGCAAAGAGTGGCATTTGCAAGGGCATTAGCTCCCAATCCTGAATTATTGCTGTTAGATGAGCCTTTTGCTGCAATTGACGCTAAAGTTAGGCAGGAACTTCGGAACTGGCTGCGTGAAACAATTGATAAAGTAGGAATTACGAGCATTTTCGTAACGCACGACCAGGAAGAGGCAATAGAAGTGGCGGATGAAATTATTGTAACAAATAAGGGAAGAATCGAACAAATTGGAAGTCCAAAAGAAATTTATTCCAATCCCAAAACAGCATTTGTAGCCAAATTTATGGGAAACCCAATAGAATTGGAAAATATAAACAGATTTAAAGGTTTTGAAAACTTAAAAAATGGACAAAAAGCAATAATTCGTCCAGAAAACGTAAGTATTATAAAGGCAAATGAAAAATTTAGATATTCAGCTTCAACAGAGAGTGGAATTGTTAAATATACATTGTTTCGTGGAAAAGAAGTAGAAATTGGCGTACAAATAAACGGCACTTTAATAAAAGGAAATCGTAAAATTGAAGAAGATGCTGTATCTGTGGGAGAAGAAGTCAATATTTACATATACCGTTCCTATGCCTTTGGGAAAAATGAGGAAGTGGAAATTGTGGAAAATGAAAATACAAGAAATCAAAATGATGTCGTTATTTAA
- a CDS encoding sulfate ABC transporter substrate-binding protein, translating to MLKKLKIPVIFAIIVIFLYFIGIMRQNSKSGKSRKKLEIVNVSYDPTRELYEKYNKLFMEYYRQKYGQDVKISQSHGGSGSQARSVIEGLDADVVTLALENDVALLEKADLLEKGWVNQFPGSSSPYTSTIVFLVRKGNPKNIKDWNSLTEKGIKVITPDPKSSGGACWNFLAAWSYGREKFGNDEHKIQNFVKNIYDNVAVMDSGARAATTTFVENNQGDVFIAWENEAIATVREYPEKYEIVYPSVSILAQPTVAVVDKVAKNNGTYQISTEYLKYLYSEKAQEIIAESGYRPYNQKILKKYENKFDLKMKLTKIDDFGGWKKAYEKFFNEGALFDKIYEN from the coding sequence ATGTTAAAGAAACTGAAAATACCAGTAATATTTGCTATAATTGTTATTTTTCTTTATTTTATCGGAATTATGCGGCAAAACAGCAAATCTGGAAAAAGCAGGAAAAAATTGGAAATTGTAAATGTTTCCTATGATCCTACCCGTGAACTGTACGAAAAGTATAACAAGCTGTTTATGGAATATTACAGGCAAAAATACGGACAGGATGTGAAAATTTCCCAATCGCATGGAGGCTCAGGCTCACAGGCACGTTCGGTAATTGAAGGGCTTGATGCGGATGTGGTAACTTTAGCACTGGAAAATGATGTGGCACTTCTTGAGAAGGCAGACTTGCTTGAAAAAGGCTGGGTAAACCAATTTCCCGGAAGCTCTTCTCCGTATACCTCTACAATCGTTTTTCTTGTAAGAAAAGGAAATCCGAAAAATATTAAGGACTGGAACAGTTTGACAGAAAAGGGAATAAAAGTGATAACACCTGATCCGAAAAGCAGTGGTGGAGCTTGCTGGAATTTTCTGGCAGCATGGTCATACGGACGTGAAAAATTTGGAAATGATGAGCATAAGATTCAAAATTTTGTGAAAAATATTTATGACAATGTGGCAGTAATGGATTCGGGGGCAAGGGCAGCAACTACGACTTTTGTGGAAAATAATCAGGGAGATGTGTTTATTGCGTGGGAAAATGAGGCGATTGCTACGGTTAGGGAGTATCCTGAAAAATATGAGATTGTCTATCCGAGTGTGAGTATTTTGGCACAACCGACAGTAGCAGTAGTTGACAAAGTTGCAAAAAACAACGGGACTTATCAGATAAGTACAGAATACTTGAAATATCTGTATTCAGAAAAAGCGCAGGAAATAATCGCTGAAAGTGGCTACAGACCTTACAATCAGAAAATTCTGAAAAAATATGAAAATAAATTTGACTTGAAGATGAAACTAACAAAAATAGATGATTTTGGCGGCTGGAAAAAAGCCTACGAGAAATTTTTCAATGAAGGTGCATTATTTGATAAAATTTATGAAAATTAG